A region of Lycium barbarum isolate Lr01 chromosome 3, ASM1917538v2, whole genome shotgun sequence DNA encodes the following proteins:
- the LOC132631146 gene encoding aldose reductase-like isoform X1 — protein MAQMTIDQLGEKVGDFGLLSGHRIPAIGLGTWRAHNARDDVFTAIVKAGYRHVDTAAEYGVQDEVGHGIQAAIQAGLERSALFVTSKLWCTDLSPERVRPALMKTLNELQQDYLDLYLIHWPFRLKDGASRPPKGGEVSDFDYEGVWREMEKLVTDKLVRDIGVCNFTVRKLNKLLDIAQIVPSVCQMEMHPGWRNEKMLEACKKNKIHVTAYSPLGSREVDLVHHPVVERVAGKLNKTPGQVLVRWALQRGTSTIPKSDHSERIKENIKVFSWEIPELDFKAISDIPDQMRVLDGEESFVNKTDGPFRSVADIWDHEV, from the exons ATGGCTCAGATGACAATAGACCAACTAGGCGAGAAAGTGGGGGATTTTGGGCTGTTAAGTGGTCACAGGATTCCTGCTATTGGTTTGGGCACTTGGAGAGCTCATAATGCCAGGGACGATGTTTTTACTGCTATTGTTAAG GCTGGCTACAGGCATGTCGACACAGCGGCAGAGTACGGAGTTCAAGATGAG GTTGGTCATGGAATCCAGGCGGCTATACAGGCAGGACTTGAGAGATCAGCTTTGTTTGTGACATCTAAACTATG GTGTACTGATTTATCACCAGAGAGAGTTCGACCCGCATTGATGAAGACACTCAATGAACTGCAACAGgattatcttgatctctacctg ATCCATTGGCCCTTCCGTCTAAAGGATGGAGCGAGCAGACCTCCCAAAGGAGGGGAGGTGTCTGACTTTGACTATGAAGGCGTTTGGAGAGAAATGGAGAAGTTAGTGACAGACAAACTAGTACGAGATATTGGAGTATGTAATTTCACAGTCAGAAAACTTAATAAGCTCTTAGATATTGCCCAGATAGTGCCTTCTGTATGCCAG ATGGAGATGCACCCTGGATGGAGAAATGAAAAGATGTTGGAGGCTTGCAAGAAGAATAAAATCCACGTCACA GCATATTCACCTCTAGGTTCACGAGAAGTTGATCTTGTCCATCATCCGGTAGTGGAGAGGGTAGCAGGAAAGCTAAATAAAACCCCAGGGCAGGTGCTTGTGAGGTGGGCTTTACAAAGAGGAACAAGTACAATTCCTAAATCCGATCATTCTGAAAGAATCAAAGAGAACATTAAAGTGTTCTCATGGGAAATTCCAGAGCTAGATTTCAAAGCTATCTCTGATATCCCAGATCAG ATGCGAGTACTAGATGGGGAAGAGTCGTTCGTGAACAAGACTGATGGGCCTTTCAGAAGCGTTGCAGATATTTGGGACCACGAAGTCTGA
- the LOC132631146 gene encoding aldose reductase-like isoform X2 encodes MAQMTIDQLGEKVGDFGLLSGHRIPAIGLGTWRAHNARDDVFTAIVKVGHGIQAAIQAGLERSALFVTSKLWCTDLSPERVRPALMKTLNELQQDYLDLYLIHWPFRLKDGASRPPKGGEVSDFDYEGVWREMEKLVTDKLVRDIGVCNFTVRKLNKLLDIAQIVPSVCQMEMHPGWRNEKMLEACKKNKIHVTAYSPLGSREVDLVHHPVVERVAGKLNKTPGQVLVRWALQRGTSTIPKSDHSERIKENIKVFSWEIPELDFKAISDIPDQMRVLDGEESFVNKTDGPFRSVADIWDHEV; translated from the exons ATGGCTCAGATGACAATAGACCAACTAGGCGAGAAAGTGGGGGATTTTGGGCTGTTAAGTGGTCACAGGATTCCTGCTATTGGTTTGGGCACTTGGAGAGCTCATAATGCCAGGGACGATGTTTTTACTGCTATTGTTAAG GTTGGTCATGGAATCCAGGCGGCTATACAGGCAGGACTTGAGAGATCAGCTTTGTTTGTGACATCTAAACTATG GTGTACTGATTTATCACCAGAGAGAGTTCGACCCGCATTGATGAAGACACTCAATGAACTGCAACAGgattatcttgatctctacctg ATCCATTGGCCCTTCCGTCTAAAGGATGGAGCGAGCAGACCTCCCAAAGGAGGGGAGGTGTCTGACTTTGACTATGAAGGCGTTTGGAGAGAAATGGAGAAGTTAGTGACAGACAAACTAGTACGAGATATTGGAGTATGTAATTTCACAGTCAGAAAACTTAATAAGCTCTTAGATATTGCCCAGATAGTGCCTTCTGTATGCCAG ATGGAGATGCACCCTGGATGGAGAAATGAAAAGATGTTGGAGGCTTGCAAGAAGAATAAAATCCACGTCACA GCATATTCACCTCTAGGTTCACGAGAAGTTGATCTTGTCCATCATCCGGTAGTGGAGAGGGTAGCAGGAAAGCTAAATAAAACCCCAGGGCAGGTGCTTGTGAGGTGGGCTTTACAAAGAGGAACAAGTACAATTCCTAAATCCGATCATTCTGAAAGAATCAAAGAGAACATTAAAGTGTTCTCATGGGAAATTCCAGAGCTAGATTTCAAAGCTATCTCTGATATCCCAGATCAG ATGCGAGTACTAGATGGGGAAGAGTCGTTCGTGAACAAGACTGATGGGCCTTTCAGAAGCGTTGCAGATATTTGGGACCACGAAGTCTGA